A stretch of the Papaver somniferum cultivar HN1 chromosome 6, ASM357369v1, whole genome shotgun sequence genome encodes the following:
- the LOC113286107 gene encoding B3 domain-containing protein At3g19184-like yields the protein MIQKKLEFVQVRRSSRNADKPTPVYKEVFVFEYERAIRKSSRPRGLRDSMENFPVASEKERAIATEKACELELSLGNEFQSFVKPMLHSHVNRGFWLGLPNGFCKKYLPRKDASITLVDENGEECVTNYLAEKVGLSGGWRGFALDHQLVDGDACVFELIKPTQFKVYIVRAANVSYPEESAGVSNDEESSS from the exons ATGATTCAGAAAAAGCTGGAGTTTGTTCAAGTACGAAGATCAAGTCGTAACGCCGACAAACCCACGCCGGTTTATAAAGAA GTTTTCGTTTTTGAGTATGAAAGGGCTATTAGAAAAAGTTCAAGACCTAGAGGATTGAGAGATTCAATGGAGAATTTCCCAGTAGCAAGTGagaaagaaagagcaattgcAACTGAGAAAGCTTGTGAACTTGAGTTATCTCTGGGAAATGAGTTTCAATCTTTTGTTAAACCTATGCTTCATTCTCATGTTAACCGCGGATTTTGGTTG GGTCTGCCTAATGGTTTTTGCAAGAAGTACCTACCCAGAAAGGATGCATCAATTACGCTggttgatgaaaatggagaagagTGTGTTACAAATTACCTTGCGGAGAAGGTTGGCTTAAGTGGTGGCTGGAGAGGATTTGCCTTGGATCACCAACTTGTTGATGGGGATGCCTGTGTATTCGAATTAATCAAGCCTACCCAATTTAAG GTTTACATAGTCCGGGCAGCTAATGTTTCATATCCCGAGGAATCAGCTGGTGTTTCAAATGATGAGGAATCCTCCTCATAG
- the LOC113286108 gene encoding trans-resveratrol di-O-methyltransferase-like has product MASAAQQVNKNDLVQAQSHVFNHICAFLSSMSLKCAVELGIPDIIQKHGKPITLIELAEALSLPPSRTEAVYRLMRLLVNSGIFATQKTGENQEEEGYVLTLSSSFLTTDTEYTLAPFVVNLLNPAQVKPGHIFSEWYRGTAPTAFEADQGMPFWNYLALNPEYEKKFGATMAKNSHLVMTSIVREHKEVLENLKSLVDVGGGTGTCARVIADAFPHLKCMVLDLPTLIANIPGTNNLEFIGGNMFESIPPADAVLLKNTLHNWGDEEALMIMKSCRKAITTKVIIIDIVVKEGKKQENDEFSKTQLYFDMLMMSTHNGKERTEKEWEKLFIEAGFTHYKITPLMGFSSLIEVFP; this is encoded by the exons ATGGCTTCTGCAGCTCAACAAGTGAACAAAAATGACTTGGTGCAAGCTCAATCTCATGTTTTCAACCATATCTGTGCTTTTCTAAGTTCCATGTCTCTGAAATGTGCTGTTGAATTAGGTATTCCAGATATCATCCAAAAGCATGGAAAACCTATTACCCTTATCGAACTCGCCGAAGCACTCTCTTTACCCCCATCAAGAACCGAGGCTGTGTATCGCCTCATGCGCCTCTTGGTGAACTCGGGCATCTTTGCTACACAAAAAACCGGTGAAAATCaagaagaggaaggatatgttctGACACTATCTTCTAGTTTCTTGACAACAGATACCGAATACACCTTGGCACCTTTTGTAGTCAATCTTCTGAATCCTGCACAGGTGAAACCTGGCCATATCTTTAGTGAATGGTATCGCGGAACAGCACCTACAGCGTTCGAGGCTGATCAAGGCATGCCATTTTGGAACTACTTGGCACTAAACCCCGAATATGAAAAGAAATTTGGCGCAACTATGGCTAAAAACTCTCATTTGGTCATGACTTCAATTGTCAGAGAGCACAAGGAAGTGCTTGAGAATTTGAAGTCTTTGGTTGATGTTGGAGGTGGCACTGGAACTTGTGCTAGAGTCATTGCTGATGCATTCCCACACTTGAAGTGCATGGTTCTTGATCTACCAACTTTGATTGCAAACATTCCAGGGACtaacaacttagaattcattgGCGGTAACATGTTCGAGTCCATTCCTCCGGCTGATGCAGTTTTATTGAAG AATACTCTGCATAACTGGGGGGACGAGGAAGCCTTGATGATAATGAAGAGCTGCAGAAAAGCCATTACAACAAAAGTGATCATAATTGACATTGTGGTGAAAGAAGGAAAGAAGCAAGAAAATGATGAGTTCTCAAAAACCCAACTTTACTTTGACATGTTGATGATGAGTACTCACAATGGTAAAGAAAGAACTGAGAAAGAATGGGAGAAACTCTTCATTGAAGCTGGTTTTACTCACTATAAGATCACTCCTCTAATGGGCTTTAGTTCCCTCATTGAGGTTTTCCCCTAA
- the LOC113289091 gene encoding lysine histidine transporter-like 8 encodes MAPIPPAAVSSLPIASRGGGKGEINSVPIPPKGGKGEIYSAPITPRGDLMSLPITPRSSAMAPTPPAMKTPPVTAPPSQFQSPSLSRSPLLLESPNHQQASTKSTKNHTPTVKTPRSRSSLTPRSRLSLTPSFITPLGSPVRKMIRMTKLEPQPEDPDNWLPITESRNGNAYYAAFHTLCSGIGIQALVLPVALTILGWNWGIISLTAIFFWQLYTLWLLVHLHESVDGTRYSRYLELFTAAFGEKATKYLGTAPIMYLSAGTCVALIIIGGSTMKLIHETICGGTCSNPKPLTSAEWYLVFTCIAVMFSQLPNLNSIAGVSLVGAVTAVGYCTIMWAVSIAKGRVPGVTYVHLTNSDFSSVFGALNAIGIIVFAFRGHNLLLEIQGTMPSSEKYPSKVPMWRGVKIAYLMVASCLFPLAIGGYWAYGHMIPKNGGMLSALFAFHSKDTSKAILVITGLFIVINAVCSFQIYGMPTFDDMEQKYTKKFNKAMPWKIRVFSRLFFGFLNYFIAVALPFLGSLAGLIGGLALPVTLAYPCFMWISIKKPKRRSAMWYTNWGLGLLGIALTCLIIAAGLYSVIETGVKVKFFKP; translated from the exons ATGGCACCAATACCACCGGCGGCAGTAAGCTCACTGCCCATAGCATCAAGAGGAGGAGGTAAGGGAGAAATAAATTCAGTACCAATACCACCTAAAGGAGGGAAAGGAGAAATATATTCAGCACCAATAACACCAAGAGGGGATTTAATGTCATTACCAATAACACCAAGATCATCAGCAATGGCACCAACACCACCAGCTATGAAAACACCACCGGTTACGGCACCGCCTTCGCAATTCCAGTCACCATCTTTAAGCCGGTCACCTTTACTTCTAGAAAGCCCAAATCACCAGCAAGCATCAACAAAGTCTACTAAGAATCATACTCCTACTGTTAAAACACCAAGGTCAAGAAGTTCACTAACACCAAGATCAAGACTTTCATTGACACCAAGTTTTATTACACCATTAGGTAGTCCTGTTAGAAAAATGATTAGAATGACTAAACTAGAACCTCAGCCTGAAGATCCTGATAATTGGCTTCCTATAACTGAATCTAGAAATGGTAACGCTTATTATGCAGCTTTTCATACTCTTTGTTCTGGTATTGGTATTCAAGCTCTGGTTCTTCCTGTTGCCTTAACCATCCTTGGTTG GAATTGGGGAATTATAAGCTTGACAGCAATATTTTTCTGGCAACTTTACACCCTCTGGTTGCTCGTGCACCTTCACGAATCAGTTGATGGAACCCGATACAGCCGATACTTAGAGCTATTCACTGCAGCATTTG GTGAGAAAGCAACGAAATACTTAGGGACAGCTCCGATCATGTATTTATCAGCAGGAACCTGTGTTGCGTTGATCATCATTGGCGGTTCAACCATGAAGCTTATCCATGAAACTATATGCGGAGGCACATGTAGTAATCCTAAGCCATTAACTTCAGCTGAGTGGTATTTGGTGTTTACATGCATCGCAGTGATGTTTTCTCAGCTTCCAAATTTGAATTCCATCGCCGGTGTCTCATTAGTTGGTGCGGTTACAGCAGTCGGATACTGTACAATTATGTGGGCCGTGTCTATAGCTAAGGGCAGAGTTCCTGGTGTTACCTACGTTCATTTAACCAATAGTGATTTCTCAAGTGTTTTTGGTGCACTCAATGCTATTGGTATCATCGTTTTCGCTTTCAGAGGGCATAATCTTCTTCTCGAGATTCAA GGAACAATGCCATCAAGTGAGAAATATCCATCCAAAGTTCCAATGTGGAGAGGTGTGAAAATAGCCTATCTGATGGTAGCTTCATGTTTATTTCCCCTGGCAATAGGTGGCTACTGGGCTTATGGTCATATG ATTCCAAAAAATGGCGGTATGTTGTCTGCATTGTTTGCATTCCACAGCAAGGACACATCCAAGGCAATTCTTGTAATAACAGGTTTATTCATAGTGATAAACGCTGTATGCTCGTTTCAAATCTATGGAATGCCAACTTTCGATGACATGGAACAAAAATACACGAAGAAGTTCAACAAGGCAATGCCATGGAAAATCCGAGTGTTTTCTCGTTTGTTTTTCGGGTTTTTGAATTACTTCATAGCAGTTGCATTACCATTCTTGGGAAGTCTTGCTGGTTTGATCGGAGGATTGGCATTACCTGTCACTTTAGCTTATCCTTGTTTCATGTGGATTTCTATCAAGAAACCGAAACGTCGTAGTGCAATGTGGTACACAAACTGGGGACTTGGACTTCTTGGTATTGCTTTGACGTGTTTAATCATCGCCGCTGGTTTATACAGTGTTATAGAGACCGGCGTTAAAGTCAAGTTCTTCAAGCCTTGA